The window ttattttaaaaatatattaaactttcaaaaaaatttaaaaatacccaataatattttaaaaatattttgaatttttaaaatttccattaatacccttcaaatttttttaaaaaaatttaaaaatatttttaaaatatattttttaatttttttttttttttgttattaaaaatgttaaaaatttagtaatatatattttttaaaaataaagtacatattaatttaataaaaaataaaaaataatttaaggcCCAATAATTAGGAAATCtacccaaaaggaaaaggggaaaaaaaatcctCTCGTGAAGCAAAACGACTACAATGGGAAAAGCCTGCTAAAAGCTACCtcaatcatttttttccttttttttatttttatttttattattattactttattttatttattttttttttttaatttaaaggaaataaaaaatttaaagcaaaTGATCGATGCACAAGTCACGCAACGTTTGATGGTTATTAGAAATGTACACGCATTGATAACCATCGAGAGCGTACACGAATTAGTTTAAGTTAGGTCGAAGAGTTTTGTTTCTAAATGACTCGAATAGggtaatattcttatttttcgtaataattttaaaaggagAATTGAGTCGTAAACCCTATTTTCGAATTGGCTGAGTTGGTTGAGTTGACTCGACCCAAATCGAAATTTTTTGAACGGAAGTTTGAACACCGGAGAGGAGTATGGAGAAGTAATAATGCttattgaaaccctaattcgagGGCTTTAATTTTAGCGAAAGGACAAGCCATGTTGGTTGATAAAAgtgcaatcacatgcaatttCATCACATATTTTGACTCTTTCCTATACGAACATGGTTGTTTTGTCTCTCCCTTTTAGAAAAActtggtcttttttttttttttcttttttgtctttttttgaTCTGTTTGAGCTATATGATACCGAGAATGAATGAGCTGGATGTTGATTAATTTATgtaaagaattgaaagaaataaCCTCGTTTCTCGAGCTAAGTGCAAGCTACTAATATTAGAATCGAGACATCAACAACTTGTTCTAACGATCTTTCTTGAATATAGAATATTGTATAGATATATCTATATCAAAATGGAACGACAATCGagggtattaaaaaaattttatgactcaaaaaattcgatcaatccaatccaactcCTATAGTTTCGGTTGTGTTagttcaaataattgaaaattttatcgatccatcattattaaattttaaaattgagcgGGAGAATCCTaaagagaaatggaagtgGGGAAGAGAGATACGAATTGGCACGAGAGATCCAACGATGAAATGGAGTCCACTCTGTTCCCAAAAACAACTCCCGGTCCCCGTCTCCATCCCCATCCCCATTCACATTCTCATCATTATTCCATTCCACTCCCACAAGAATATTCTCTCGTATTTCTGTCcccatttaatattttacttaaattCAATCGAGCTCAATATCGTTCAACTCGTTAAGGCAGAATTGAATCTCTATCTTTTCACGTTGAACTAAAAGAATACCTATCGCGCTCGGTTGGGTGACCATGTTAGTACTCACAGACTACCTTTGTATACTCGAAACAAATACTAACTCTTTGTCTTAGATTCCCGATCCCTATTCCTCTTAAGCCTATACCCCTACCAacgtgaaagaaaaaaaaaaaaaaaccctataaattcaaattttaatataaaaatgggAACATTATTCTAAAGTATTATTTAATGTAGTtcgagaattttttttttatgaactttaataattactcaataaattttgaaaatttttatattcgtGCCGTATGTTCCAAGGATTGGGTTGTTTAAATGCGTAGAGATCGGAAAGAACACCAACGGCAAAAGCACTCTACTGGGCTGACACTGACACTGAGAGACGAAAGTTAGGGGAGCAAATGGGATTAGATACCCCAGTAGTCCTAGCCATAAACGATGGATACTAGGCGTTGTGCGTATCGACCCGTGCAGTGCTGTAGCTAATGCGTTAAGTATCCCGCCTGGAGAGTACGTTCACAAGAATGAAACTTTGCCCATTAAAGCATTACGTGAGCTGGGTTCAGAACATCATGAGATAGTTCGGTCCATATCCAGTGTACGCGTTAGAGCATTGAGAGGATGTTGCCCTAGCTCGAGAGAACCTCGAAGGACGCACTTCTGGTGTACCAATTATTGTACCCACGGTAAACACAGGATAGCCATGTACGAAATGCATAACTGCTAAAAGGATCTGAGTAGTAAGCCCACTCCAATATGAGTACTACACGGGACTATTAATAAATTggttaattttgtaatttaaaacataatttgtataattttgaaaattaaaataattatttattttgataaaagcTTAATggactataaataccccttCGTCATTATCACAATCCACACtctatttcaaatcaaaagcCATGAACACAAAACCATCCACtttcctcttctctctcctcctcctcctcctcctccgcctcctCGCCGCCGCTTCCGGCGGCTCCCTCCGCGTCTTCCACATCTCCACCCACTCCAAGCCGCTGTCATGGGCCGACGGAGTACTCCAAATGCAGGCCAAGGACGAAGCTCGTCTCCAGCTACTCTCCTCCCTAGTCGCCCGCCGCTCCGACGCGCCCATCGCCTCCGGCCGCCAGGTGATCCAGAGCCCCTCGTACGTGGTCCGGGCAAACATCGGAACCCCTGCCCAGACGCTGCTATTGGCCCTGGATACCAGCAATGATGCCACGTGGATTCCGTGTTCCGGCTGCGTGGGCTGCCCGGGAACCTCCGTTTTCTCCTCTGATAAATCCTCCTCCTTCCGGCCGCTCCCCTGCCAGTCGCCGCAATGCAGCCAGGTAGGGCCCactccattttctttaattataaataaataaataaattcatgataTTTTAAGGGCATTATTGTCAGAAAAACAGTTCTTATTGGATTTCCgtactaattaaaaaaaagtctttttattttcatatattattgGGCATCTCTATAATGTCTGTCTGTCAGTCACCGACTGACTGTTCAGTCACGGACCAACAAAGTTTTCCAATTCCCTGTCTACACTTGCACGTGatctcttgtttttttctaattaataaatatattattcatttttgtactaataatattcttaccatttaaaaataaaagataaaatacacttattgtaattttttaataattttatttaatattattgaattttttaaacatttttttatagaaattttagaaattttaattatatttttcaaataaattacaaaatttaagaaattttttattaattaatgtactcttaaaagttttaataatattctaaacttatttaaataaaaactattaatattttatttaaaactatttgacttttagaaaaaaaaaattggagggtatttttgaaaatttaagtatAAGTTTTAAAccaattacaaaatttaagaggttttttattaatttaatatttttttttacttttaaccaaattataaatttaggttatgaattttcaaaattaaaatttggaattttagTATGAAAtaagattatatttaaatttataattaattaattatttaattttagaatttgaaaaaatatttatgacgcagaaaatttattttaacgttaATCTCAGGTACCGAACCCCAGTTGCGGTACCAGCGCGTGCGGTTTCAACATGACATACGGCAGCTCGACGGTGGCGGCGGATTTGGTTCAAGACAACATAACGCTGGCTAGGGACTCGGTTCCGGCGTTCACATTCGGGTGCATCACGAAGGCCACCGGGAGCTCAGTGCCGCCGCAGGGGCTGTTGGGGCTGGGCCGTGGCTCATTGTCGCTCTTGTCGCAGACCCAGAGTCTGTACCAGTCCACATTCTCCTACTGCCTTCCCAGCTTCAAATCGGCTAGCTTTTCTGGGTCGTTGCGGCTCGGGCCAGTGGCTCAGCCTAAGAGGATTAAGTATACGCCGCTCCTCCGCAACCCGAGACGGTCGTCGTTGTATTATGTCAATTTGATCGGGATTAGAGTCGGTAGTAAAGTCGTCGACATTCCTCCTAGTGCTTTCGCTTTTAACACCGCCACCGGCTCCGGCACCATCATTGATTCTGGTAAGATTGTTGGTCGAGAGTCCTACCttaactaatttaaggaatgatcgtagatttataaataaataatacatttaaaaaatcaaaaacaaaattattatagcttatgatcatattattaaatgtaagtttaattttgattgGTATAATTATTTAGGGACGACGTTCACAAGACTAGTGGCGCCGGCGTACACGGCGGTGAGGGACGAGTTCCAGCGAAGAGTAGGCAACGCAACCGTCTCATCTCTTGGTGGCTTCGACACTTGCTACACCGTCCCCATCGTCTCCCCCACCATAACCTTCATGTTCGACGCAATGAACGTCACTCTCCCACCGGACAACTTCCTCATCCACAGCACCGCCGGATCCACCACCTGCCTCGCCATGGCCTCGGCACCCGACAATGTCAACTCTGTCCTCAACGTTATTGCCAACATGCAACAACAAAACCACCGTATCGTCTTCGACATTCCCAATTCCCGTGTCGGTGTCGCCCGCGAACCGTGCTCTTAGAACGTGTCGTCTCCGATTCCGGTGATGTTTTACTTTCGGAGGTCTTAGGATAAGAGTGTTCGGTCGTGGTTTGAGTTGGTTATGGGGAAGGGGTAAAATCGTAATTTTGAATTGGTGTTGAATTGAAACGAGTGTTTTTATGGTTGTGTTattgtgtttctttttatttattattagtttgacatttttataaaaatatttatttttaaatttatatttcaaagaccattaatataattatgatgttttatttaattatattataaagttgttaaattataataatgtcGAACTGtggacaaaattaaaataccatctacaagaaaagaatatttgagacgacacaaaaaaaaaaaaaaattgtagtttGACCAAATGCATCTAATGGTCGGAATCATAACTCcattaaataactttttacGTATGATAGGTTCGGTTTTGTTTGAGAACATTCATTTGGATTGAATTGAGTCGGATAAATCTTTtgtaataatctaaaatttcaaattgattgGATTGGTGACCGAGTAACTCTAACCCAACttaaccctctattttcaggttAGATTAGGTTGGGTTGTCCCGTTATtcttctcttaaaaaaaattatttaaaaaaatatatatatatataatatatatatatatatattaaaaacgTGTAAAGCAAAAGGctataaaagagagaaagggaatCCATTTAAAGTGCAACCTTTAATATTTAcaaggctttttttttttttggcacaTTGGCTAGTGGTGGTGGAGACGGTACTACCCGTTAACTTAGTGGTGATGGTCGTGGTGGTGGTGATAAATTCGGGTGGGCGACAGGCCCACGTGGCTAACCCACCCCGTCTTACTCTCCCACCgctcattttctctcttgaaaaaaaatatgtctGAGTTACCATTTAATCTTATTACTGACTcgtttgataatcattttattttttaaaatttatttatttttaattcccGATCGTAAAAGACAGtaactcaattttaatataaccCGTGAAAAAAAATAGGTATCTTTTAGACATATATGCTGAATGAATATGGGATGGGATTGGCTTGATATCAAAGCTACCAAAACCCTAAAAGCATATcactccaaaaataaataaataaagtttttttttttttttttttttttttttttttttttttttttttttttttNgggttttaattattaactcaTTTGACAAAGAGTGATATCAATTCATTATGCTTTAGGTTGCCCACTTACTCTCTAttgctcttttttttccccaaatGCTAGTGGTTCTATGTCTCTTTCTCATTCCtcttattatttctttcaattattttagtttccaACTAAAACTCCACCATATTCCAAACCGCACCGTACTCGATTTGGTGTTGGAAGATATGACACTAAAAGTTGTAGAGGTGATCGTCTTTTTTATTGAGCCACTGAAGCAGTGCGTCGGACTGTAATCGAACAATTACGGAGGAATGGAATTAATGATAGTTTGATTCGTATAGATTGTAAAGTTGGTGGAACTACTTGTACTTGTTACTGTGTATGTGAGATCGtgaatctctccctagcaaacgcgttgtaaaactgtgagactgatgtCGATATGTAtcgagccaaaacggacaatatttgctagtggtgagtttgagctgttacaaatggtattagagtcaaacactgggcggtgtgttaacgaggacgctagatcttcaagggggtggattgtgagatcccaaatcccacgtcgattagagagagaaacaaaacattctttataagggcgtggaaacctcttcctaacaaacacgttttaaaatagtGAGACTGACTTCGATATGAAATgagccaaaacgaacaatatctactagcggtgagtttgagttgttacaaatgatatcagagtcagacaccaggccgtgtgccaacgaggatgttaGGCCCCCAATGGGGCGTGACTTGTGAGATCCctgatcccacatcggttggagagaggaacaaaacattccttataagggcgtggaaacctctccctatggaggtggatcgtgagatccctgATCCCACATCCGTTGGAgggaggaacaaaacattccttataatcgGTTGGGTTGgggagaggaacaaaacattctttataatcgGTTGGGTTGgggagaggaacaaaacattccttatagtCGGTtgggttggagagaggaacaaaacattccggttggagagaggaacaaaacattcggGTTGGGGAGagtaacaaaacattccttatatgggcatggaaacctctccctagcaaacaaaAATCATGAGGTTAACGACGATActtaacgggccaaaacgaacaatatctgctagcagtggatttgagctgttacaaatagtatcagagctaaacacAAGGCGGcatgccagcaagaacgctagGCTCCCAAGAGGGCAACATTCCAGTTGGGGAGagtaacaaaacattccttatatgggcatggaaacctctccctagcaaacaaaaatcatgaggttaacgacgatacgtaacccgaacaatatctgctagcagtgaatttgagctgttacaaatagtatcagagccaaacacaaGGCGGcatgccagtaaggacgctaggcccccaagagggcatggattgtgagatatcaaatcccacatcgattgacaataggaacaaaacatttcttataagggcttggaaacctctctctagaaaaacgcgttttaaaacatgaaactaACAGAGATgcgtaacaagccaaaacggacaatatctactaacgatggGTTGAAGTTATTAAAGTGTACATAACAAAGATATCTTTTTTTCTATCGATCGTTTATTAGAACAAATCACACAATCTCCCTACCGAAAGAATGTCAACCTTTTGACACTTTTGCCACCtatctttcactcttttaatattatccatttttatGGACCAGACCATAAACCAACAGCTAATATCACGTTCATACTTTTTCTTATAgtcaaaagttcaaatcttcatCATCACGCTCGGGTGCTCGTAAAACGTCTATcgaaatttagaattaataCCCATTTATAGTTGGCCACTAGGAAGATATTCTCCAATTGTCTCTCAACAACGCTAGTGGTCATATTCCCAAAAGCTCAAACCTTTTGGCATTGGAAGATGTTAGCAGCTAATTAACAAAAGGGCAACTTAAAACCTAAACTCCCTCTTGCCCTAGCATGCAAACCCTTCTCTTCCATGGATATCAACCCCACTCCATCTCCACCCATCTCCGACACAAACCACCACCACCCTCTtccctccgccgccgccacgCACGGCGACCCTTCTCCAAAAAAAGCCCTTTCTTCCACGGTCGGCGACCGCCTCAAACGCGACGAATGGAGCGAAGGCGCGGTCGCCACCCTCTTGGAAGCTTATGAATCCAAATGGGTTCTTAGAAATAGAGCCAAACTCAAAGGCCATGATTGGGAAGATGTGGCTCGCCATGTCTCTTCAAGGGCTAACTTCACCAAATCGCCTAAGACTCAAACGCAGTGTAAGAATAAAATTGAGTCCATGAAGAAGCGGTATCGTTCCGAAACGGCCTCCGCCGTTGACGCCGCCGCTGCTTCCTCCTCCTGGCCGTTGTATCATCGCCTTGATCTCTTGCTCCGGGGAAACACTCAACCACCTCCTCTTGCCACGTCGGTGATTCTGGTTGATGcgccaccgccaccaccaccaccgccaccgccgccgcctcctccGTCTCCTCCGCCCTTCACGGCTACGCTGAATTGTCTCGGATCTAATGGTGTTGATGGGATTATTCCAAAGGTGATTGATTTCTCTTTTGAACCACTTTTATTGGCTATAGCTCTTTGTcccttttactttttttttttaattaataaaattatttacaacttttatatttttttaaaaaaaattaaacttttaataatacccttaaaactttatttaaaaaaaaaaaaaaaaaaaaaaaaaaacccttaatcttaaaaaaattaaaattaaaaaaataccattattaataatttatttcaaaactttaaaaaaatacattaatatctttaaaaaaatttaattttaaaaatacctaaaacttttttaaaaaaatacaaaatcaccCTTACCGAAAATACATAGAAAGAATTGTCAGTACCACGTTTCTgaaatacccataaatttttaaaattaatattaacactcgtaatctttaaaataaagttaaaaaaaaagtttttagccttaatacctttaaaatatagatatatcGTTTCTgtaaatataaacttttatttattataaagtttaaaggtattaatgtcatttttaaaagtttacgagtattttttaaaaaatatactactaaccGTAactgtatttttaaaattttcaagaggtGAAAGGCATTAATgaaatttctaaaagtttaagggtgtttttgaaatactttcgaaagtttaaaattattttaaaattttttggaagaatagtatttttgaaagttttgaggTATTTTTGAGACAAAATACAATGTTATGAGTTGACATTATTAACAGGAGGATGGAGTTGATGAAACAAGAGTATCAGATAAGGaggaaaagaacaagaacaacaacaacgttGTAGTGGAGACAGACAGTAGCACACCAGCAATGCCATACAGCGACAACGAGAAGCTAAGATCGAAACAACAACCAAAagcgaagaagacgaagaaaaagaagaagaagaaaacgagGATGTCGGACGAGCTGGATGAGATTGCTAGCAGCATTCGGTGGCTAGCCGAGGTCGTGACGAGGTCGGAGCAAACGAGAATGGAGATGATGAGGGATATCGAAAGGATGAGAGCTGAAGCAGAGGCTAAAAGAGGAGAAATGGATCTGAAAAGAACAGAGATTATTGCTAACACTCAGCTGGAGATTGCTAAGCTCTTTGCAGCTGGTGGCAAGGCTGCTGATTCTTCATCAAGGATTGGGAGGCCCActtcatttaattaaacaatcatcattaataatcattaataatcattacaaaccttaattttattcttaacgAGCAACCGGTTTGTCTGTTTCAATCCATTGGAAATCGAGAATCGAActattttgttctttaaatGGTAACCTGTAGGTGTAACAGC is drawn from Cucurbita pepo subsp. pepo cultivar mu-cu-16 chromosome LG09, ASM280686v2, whole genome shotgun sequence and contains these coding sequences:
- the LOC111802115 gene encoding trihelix transcription factor ASIL1-like, which encodes MDINPTPSPPISDTNHHHPLPSAAATHGDPSPKKALSSTVGDRLKRDEWSEGAVATLLEAYESKWVLRNRAKLKGHDWEDVARHVSSRANFTKSPKTQTQCKNKIESMKKRYRSETASAVDAAAASSSWPLYHRLDLLLRGNTQPPPLATSVILVDAPPPPPPPPPPPPPPSPPPFTATLNCLGSNGVDGIIPKEDGVDETRVSDKEEKNKNNNNVVVETDSSTPAMPYSDNEKLRSKQQPKAKKTKKKKKKKTRMSDELDEIASSIRWLAEVVTRSEQTRMEMMRDIERMRAEAEAKRGEMDLKRTEIIANTQLEIAKLFAAGGKAADSSSRIGRPTSFN
- the LOC111802305 gene encoding aspartyl protease AED3-like, yielding MNTKPSTFLFSLLLLLLLRLLAAASGGSLRVFHISTHSKPLSWADGVLQMQAKDEARLQLLSSLVARRSDAPIASGRQVIQSPSYVVRANIGTPAQTLLLALDTSNDATWIPCSGCVGCPGTSVFSSDKSSSFRPLPCQSPQCSQVPNPSCGTSACGFNMTYGSSTVAADLVQDNITLARDSVPAFTFGCITKATGSSVPPQGLLGLGRGSLSLLSQTQSLYQSTFSYCLPSFKSASFSGSLRLGPVAQPKRIKYTPLLRNPRRSSLYYVNLIGIRVGSKVVDIPPSAFAFNTATGSGTIIDSGTTFTRLVAPAYTAVRDEFQRRVGNATVSSLGGFDTCYTVPIVSPTITFMFDAMNVTLPPDNFLIHSTAGSTTCLAMASAPDNVNSVLNVIANMQQQNHRIVFDIPNSRVGVAREPCS